A region of Solanum dulcamara chromosome 7, daSolDulc1.2, whole genome shotgun sequence DNA encodes the following proteins:
- the LOC129895721 gene encoding uncharacterized protein LOC129895721, with amino-acid sequence MPPTYLPLRWESTGDQWWYASPIDWAAANGHYDLVRELLRLDGNHLMKLTSLRRIRRLESVWDDEEQFDDVAKCRSQVARKLLLECETKKGKNSLLSAGYGGWLLYTAASAGDLDFVRELLEKDPLLVFGEGEYGVTDMLYAASRSKNCDAFKVLFDFAMSPRFIARGGRDLDEQIGEIPSAYKWEMMNRAIHAAARGGNLMILKELLADCSDEILAYRDIQGATLLHTAAGKGQVEVVKYLLKSSDIINSIDNQGNTALHVAASRGQLAVVEVLIVASPSLIYSKNNAGETFLHVAISGFQTPYFRRLDHQIDLMKQLVCGKISNIEEIINAENNDGRTALHLAVIGNIHSELVELLMTVCSINVNTRDKDGMTPLDILKQRPRSASSELLTKQLISAGGIFSHHDYSARRVVASHLKMQNINSSPGISFRISDTEIFLYTGIEHASDGSRNAEMSHPCMSPDSYCSTNAKKPGSANDAAQKLKRFFHWPKIKKRDSKRLKILVDQSSASNSDVAPVPLRERYSKPSSLPNHKRTLSASSNLPSPTAKKKFASGLVNGVMQAIPHLSLPRRSSRGSSFSISSLSSRSSMEKQKAIVVVTELAGPSCSHQSEVASSDSIHKQSAGHKRLVNQYLCFGASGRPVKAPSTSMQPYDIYEQSVLSAA; translated from the exons ATGCCTCCTACATACTTACCGCTTCGTTGGGAGAGTACTGGAGACCAATGGTGGTATGCTTCACCAATTGATTGGGCAGCTGCAAATGGTCACTATGATTTGGTGCGTGAGCTTCTTCGCTTAGATGGAAATCATCTTATGAAACTCACTTCACTACGTAGGATTAGACGGCTCGAGTCTGTCTGGGATGATGAAGAGCAATTTGATGATGTTGCTAAATGCCGGTCACAGGTTGCAAGGAAGCTACTCCTTGAATGTGAGACCAAGAAAGGGAAAAATTCCCTACTTTCAGCTGGCTATGGTGGATGGCTTTTATATACTGCTGCCTCTGCTGGAGACCTGGATTTTGTTCGAGAATTACTCGAAAAAGACCCCCTTTTGGTCTTTGGAGAAGGGGAGTATGGTGTCACTGACATGTTATATGCTGCTTCTAGGAGTAAAAACTGTGATGCATTTAAGGTTTTGTTTGATTTTGCTATGTCTCCAAGGTTTATAGCGCGTGGTGGCAGAGATTTGGATGAACAGATTGGGGAGATTCCATCTGCTTATAAATGGGAGATGATGAATAGAGCTATTCATGCAGCTGCTAGAGGAGGAAATCTTATGATACTGAAGGAGCTTCTTGCTGATTGCTCTGATGAGATATTGGCTTACAGAGACATTCAGGGTGCAACTCTCTTACATACGGCTGCTGGCAAAGGCCAGGTCGAG GTTGttaaatatcttttaaaaaGTTCGGATATTATCAACTCCATAGACAACCAAGGCAACACTGCACTACATGTGGCTGCTTCTAGGGGCCAATTAGCTGTTGTTGAAGTTCTCATTGTTGCTTCACCTTCGTTGATCTATTCAAAAAATAATGCTGGAGAAACATTTCTTCATGTTGCCATTAGTGGTTTCCAAACTCCTTATTTCCGCAGATTGGACCATCAAATCGATCTCATGAAGCAATTAGTTTGTGGGAAAATTTCCAACATTGAAGAGATTATTAATGCTGAAAACAATGATGGTAGAACTGCTCTTCATTTGGCTGTCATTGGAAATATTCATTCTGAACTTGTGGAGTTACTTATGACTGTCTGCTCTATTAATGTCAACACTCGTGATAAGGATGGAATGACACCACTTGATATCCTGAAGCAACGGCCACGTTCTGCTTCATCAGAGCTACTTACAAAGCAGTTGATCTCTGCAGGAGGGATTTTCAGTCATCACGATTATTCTGCAAGGAGAGTTGTTGCATCCCATTTAAAGATGCAAAATATAAATAGTAGTCCTGGAATTTCTTTTAGAATCTCGGACACCGAAATATTCTTATACACGGGCATTGAACATGCATCAGATGGCAGTAGAAATGCTGAGATGAGTCATCCCTGCATGAGTCCTGATAGCTATTGTTCTACAAATGCCAAGAAGCCTGGTTCCGCAAATGATGCAGCACAAAAACTGAAACGCTTCTTCCATTggccaaaaattaaaaaaagagatagtaagagaCTCAAGATATTGGTGGATCAAAGTTCTGCTAGTAATTCAGACGTGGCACCAGTTCCTCTACGAGAAAGGTACTCAAAGCCCTCATCACTTCCGAACCACAAAAGGACGCTCTCTGCTAGTAGTAACCTTCCAAGTCCTACAGCAAAGAAGAAGTTTGCTTCAGGGCTAGTAAATGGTGTCATGCAGGCCATACCACATCTTAGCCTCCCTCGTAGATCGTCTCGTGGTAGTTCCTTCTCGATTTCATCACTGTCTTCACGCAGTTCTATGGAAAAACAAAAAGCAATCGTAGTTGTCACTGAGCTTGCTGGACCTTCTTGCTCTCATCAGTCAGAGGTTGCATCATCAGACTCGATACACAAACAAAGCGCAGGACATAAAAGGTTGGTGAACCAATATTTGTGTTTTGGTGCTTCAGGACGACCTGTCAAGGCCCCTTCAACCAGTATGCAGCCATATGACATCTATGAGCAGTCTGTCCTATCCGCAGCTTGA
- the LOC129893885 gene encoding probable carboxylesterase 16: MPSVAVKLYSVFFKFMLKHRLQNRIQIDETNNGSQQHFGVTSRPNEESIVASNPIFTDGVATKDLHVDPGTSVSIRVFLPETCLGSHESDLKSKFRVRVPGSDSNQGLLRRNSYGNQTHVNKNGFNHRRSSLGSVAADDIGLITENGVYRGYSPVVGKNCRKLPVMLQFHGGGFVSGSNDSTANDLFCRRIAKLCDVIVIAVGYRLAPEDRYPAAFEDGLKVLHWLAKQVNLAECSKSVGSRRGGGTDLKKSDTYGHIADAFGASLVEPWLAAHGDPSRCVLLGVSCGGNIADYVARKAVEAGKLLDPVKVVAQVLMYPFFIGSVPTHSEIKLANSYFYDKALCTLAWKLFLPEGEFDLDHPAANPLTPGRGPPLKRMPPTLTVIAEHDWMKDRAIAYSEELRKVNVDAPVLEYKDAVHEFATLDMLLKTPQAQACAEDIAIWVKKYISLRGHEFSY, translated from the exons ATGCCAAGCGTGGCAGTGAAATTATACAGtgttttcttcaaatttatGCTAAAGCATCGGTTACAGAATCGAATCCAAATCGATGAAACCAATAATGGGTCGCAGCAGCATTTTGGTGTTACGTCTCGTCCCAATGAAGAATCCATTGTTGCTTCAAATCCTATATTCACTGATGGTGTTGCCACCAAGGATTTACATGTAGATCCAGGAACATCTGTTTCAATTCGAGTCTTTCTACCTGAAACCTGTTTGGGTTCTCATGAATCCGATCTGAAATCGAAATTCAGGGTTAGGGTTCCTGGATCTGATTCTAACCAGGGGCTTTTACGTCGAAATAGCTATGGGAATCAGACCCATGTTAACAAGAATGGGTTTAATCACAGGAGAAGTAGTCTTGGTTCTGTTGCTGCTGATGATATAGGTTTGATTACTGAAAATGGGGTTTATAGAGGGTATTCTCCTGTTGTTGGAAAAAATTGTAGGAAATTGCCAGTAATGTTGCAATTTCATGGTGGGGGTTTTGTGAGTGGGAGTAATGATTCGACAGCGAATGATTTGTTTTGTAGAAGGATAGCTAAGCTTTGTGATGTTATTGTTATAGCTGTTGGATACAGGTTAGCACCTGAGGATCGTTATCCAGCTGCGTTTGAGGATGGATTGAAGGTACTGCATTGGCTGGCGAAACAGGTTAATTTAGCTGAATGTAGTAAGTCAGTGGGGAGCAGACGTGGTGGAGGGACGGATTTGAAGAAATCTGATACGTATGGACATATAGCTGATGCGTTTGGAGCATCGTTGGTGGAGCCTTGGTTGGCTGCTCATGGGGATCCGTCAAG GTGTGTTCTCCTAGGAGTGAGCTGTGGAGGAAATATAGCTGATTATGTGGCTCGGAAAGCTGTAGAGGCAGGTAAGCTTTTGGATCCAGTGAAAGTGGTGGCGCAGGTTTTGATGTATCCTTTTTTCATTGGAAGCGTTCCAACACATTCCGAAATTAAGCTAGCAAATTCCTATTTCTATGATAAGGCCTTGTGCACTCTTGCATGGAAATTATTTTTACCTGAAGGGGAGTTTGACTTGGATCATCCTGCTGCTAACCCTCTTACCCCTGGAAGAGGACCTCCACTGAAGCGGATGCCCCCAACATTGACAGTGATAGCGGAGCATGACTGGATGAAAGATCGTGCCATTGCTTATTCAGAGGAACTACGAAAGGTAAATGTTGATGCTCCTGTTCTCGAGTACAAGGATGCAGTTCATGAGTTTGCAACTCTTGACATGCTTCTTAAAACCCCTCAAGCTCAGGCTTGTGCTGAGGACATTGCCATCTGGGTTAAGAAATATATTTCACTTCGAGGTCATGAGTTCTCATATTGA
- the LOC129893884 gene encoding serine/threonine protein phosphatase 2A 57 kDa regulatory subunit B' theta isoform-like isoform X2, producing the protein MIKQILNKLPRKPSKSAENRDGPSNASTSSISSDLSSSRSGNSSAMSLSGTTSSLATGLSNVDRLPMAVNTKVNGIVSPYEVLPSFRDVPNSDKQNLFIKKLNLCCVLFDFTDPTKDLKEKDIKRQTLVELVDYVTSADGKFTETVVQETVKMVSLNLFRSRAPQPHGNQVLEALILEEEEPLMDAAWPHVQIVYELLLRFVASPETDPKLAKRYIDHSFVLRILDLFGSDDPREREYLKTVLHRMYGKFMVHRPFIRKSINHIFYRSIFETEKHNGIAELLEILGSIINGFALPLKEEHKLFLVRALIPLHKPKCIQMYHQQLSYCITQFLEKDNKLADTVIRGLLKYWPITNSSKEVMFLGELEEVLEATQPPEFQRFMVPLFRQMSLCLSSSHFQVAERSLFLWNNSHVENLIRQNRKVILPIIIPSLEKNARGHWNHAVQSLTLNVRKIFFDIDAELFEGCLQKFEEDQDREEETKVKRETTWKRLEEIAAMKATSNELVLVS; encoded by the exons ATGATCAAACAGATACTCAATAAGCTTCCTAGGAAGCCGTCTAAGTCAGCAGAAAATCGCGATGGACCCTCAAATGCTTCAACTAGTTCAATAAGCAGTGATTTGTCTAGTTCTCGGTCTGGGAATTCGAGTGCTATGTCTCTTTCAGGAACGACTTCTTCTTTAGCTACTGGACTGAGTAATGTAGATAGACTTCCCATGGCTGTAAATACTAAGGTGAATGGAATAGTTTCCCCATATGAGGTGTTGCCTAGTTTTAGAGATGTACCAAATTCTGATAAACAAAACTTGTTCATCAAAAAGCTGAACTTGTGTTGTGTCTTGTTTGACTTTACTGACCCAACGaaagatttgaaagaaaaagaCATCAAGCGACAGACATTGGTGGAGCTAGTTGATTATGTTACTTCTGCAGATGGGAAGTTCACGGAAACTGTCGTGCAAGAAACAGTTAAAATGGTGTCCTTGAACTTATTCAGGTCTCGTGCTCCTCAACCTCATGGAAACCAAGTATTGGAAGCTCTTATCTTGGAAGAAGAGGAACCCTTAATGGACGCTGCATGGCCACATGTGCAAATTGTGTATGAGTTGCTTCTCCGGTTTGTGGCATCACCGGagacggacccaaaattggCTAAGCGATACATTGATCACTCTTTTGTTCTCAGGATATTAGATCTCTTTGGTTCTGATGATCCAAGAGAAAGGGAGTACTTAAAGACTGTACTGCACCGCATGTATGGAAAGTTCATGGTGCACCGCCCGTTCATAAGGAAATCAATCAACCACATATTTTACAGGTCTATTTTTGAAACTGAGAAGCATAATGGAATAGCAGAACTCTTAGAAATTTTGGGAAGTATAATTAATGGATTCGCTCTGCCACTGAAGGAAGAGCACAAATTGTTCCTTGTTCGAGCTCTTATTCCACTTCATAAACCAAAATGTATACAAATGTATCATCAGCAATTATCTTACTGCATCACacaatttttagaaaaagacAACAAGCTTGCTGATACTGTTATAAGAGGTTTGTTGAAATACTGGCCAATCACAAACAGTTCAAAGGAGGTAATGTTCTTAGGTGAACTCGAGGAGGTATTAGAAGCAACTCAGCCACCAGAATTTCAGCGTTTTATGGTTCCCTTGTTTCGTCAAATGAGCCTTTGCTTGAGCAGCTCACACTTTCAG GTGGCCGAGAGATCTTTGTTCCTGTGGAACAATAGTCATGTTGAGAACCTAATCAGACAAAATCGCAAAGTTATACTGCCAATAATCATCCCTTCCTTGGAGAAGAATGCTAGAGGCCACTGGAATCATGCAGTGCAAAGCTTGACATTAAATGTTCGCAAAATCTTCTTCGACATTGATGCTGAACTCTTTGAAGGGTGCTTGCAGAAATTTGAAGAGGATCAGGACCGGGAAGAAGAGACAAAAGTGAAACGTGAGACTACATGGAAAAGATTAGAAGAAATCGCTGCAATGAAAGCTACAAGCAATGAGTTAGTGCTAGTTTCTTGA
- the LOC129893884 gene encoding serine/threonine protein phosphatase 2A 57 kDa regulatory subunit B' theta isoform-like isoform X1: MIKQILNKLPRKPSKSAENRDGPSNASTSSISSDLSSSRSGNSSAMSLSGTTSSLATGLSNVDRLPMAVNTKVNGIVSPYEVLPSFRDVPNSDKQNLFIKKLNLCCVLFDFTDPTKDLKEKDIKRQTLVELVDYVTSADGKFTETVVQETVKMVSLNLFRSRAPQPHGNQVLEALILEEEEPLMDAAWPHVQIVYELLLRFVASPETDPKLAKRYIDHSFVLRILDLFGSDDPREREYLKTVLHRMYGKFMVHRPFIRKSINHIFYRSIFETEKHNGIAELLEILGSIINGFALPLKEEHKLFLVRALIPLHKPKCIQMYHQQLSYCITQFLEKDNKLADTVIRGLLKYWPITNSSKEVMFLGELEEVLEATQPPEFQRFMVPLFRQMSLCLSSSHFQEVFHLAISEVLNVAERSLFLWNNSHVENLIRQNRKVILPIIIPSLEKNARGHWNHAVQSLTLNVRKIFFDIDAELFEGCLQKFEEDQDREEETKVKRETTWKRLEEIAAMKATSNELVLVS; this comes from the exons ATGATCAAACAGATACTCAATAAGCTTCCTAGGAAGCCGTCTAAGTCAGCAGAAAATCGCGATGGACCCTCAAATGCTTCAACTAGTTCAATAAGCAGTGATTTGTCTAGTTCTCGGTCTGGGAATTCGAGTGCTATGTCTCTTTCAGGAACGACTTCTTCTTTAGCTACTGGACTGAGTAATGTAGATAGACTTCCCATGGCTGTAAATACTAAGGTGAATGGAATAGTTTCCCCATATGAGGTGTTGCCTAGTTTTAGAGATGTACCAAATTCTGATAAACAAAACTTGTTCATCAAAAAGCTGAACTTGTGTTGTGTCTTGTTTGACTTTACTGACCCAACGaaagatttgaaagaaaaagaCATCAAGCGACAGACATTGGTGGAGCTAGTTGATTATGTTACTTCTGCAGATGGGAAGTTCACGGAAACTGTCGTGCAAGAAACAGTTAAAATGGTGTCCTTGAACTTATTCAGGTCTCGTGCTCCTCAACCTCATGGAAACCAAGTATTGGAAGCTCTTATCTTGGAAGAAGAGGAACCCTTAATGGACGCTGCATGGCCACATGTGCAAATTGTGTATGAGTTGCTTCTCCGGTTTGTGGCATCACCGGagacggacccaaaattggCTAAGCGATACATTGATCACTCTTTTGTTCTCAGGATATTAGATCTCTTTGGTTCTGATGATCCAAGAGAAAGGGAGTACTTAAAGACTGTACTGCACCGCATGTATGGAAAGTTCATGGTGCACCGCCCGTTCATAAGGAAATCAATCAACCACATATTTTACAGGTCTATTTTTGAAACTGAGAAGCATAATGGAATAGCAGAACTCTTAGAAATTTTGGGAAGTATAATTAATGGATTCGCTCTGCCACTGAAGGAAGAGCACAAATTGTTCCTTGTTCGAGCTCTTATTCCACTTCATAAACCAAAATGTATACAAATGTATCATCAGCAATTATCTTACTGCATCACacaatttttagaaaaagacAACAAGCTTGCTGATACTGTTATAAGAGGTTTGTTGAAATACTGGCCAATCACAAACAGTTCAAAGGAGGTAATGTTCTTAGGTGAACTCGAGGAGGTATTAGAAGCAACTCAGCCACCAGAATTTCAGCGTTTTATGGTTCCCTTGTTTCGTCAAATGAGCCTTTGCTTGAGCAGCTCACACTTTCAG GAGGTCTTCCATCTTGCAATCTCTGAAGTCTTAAAT GTGGCCGAGAGATCTTTGTTCCTGTGGAACAATAGTCATGTTGAGAACCTAATCAGACAAAATCGCAAAGTTATACTGCCAATAATCATCCCTTCCTTGGAGAAGAATGCTAGAGGCCACTGGAATCATGCAGTGCAAAGCTTGACATTAAATGTTCGCAAAATCTTCTTCGACATTGATGCTGAACTCTTTGAAGGGTGCTTGCAGAAATTTGAAGAGGATCAGGACCGGGAAGAAGAGACAAAAGTGAAACGTGAGACTACATGGAAAAGATTAGAAGAAATCGCTGCAATGAAAGCTACAAGCAATGAGTTAGTGCTAGTTTCTTGA